The window AAGATGATATGGGATTTCTATCCACGTTTATGGGACCGAACAAATTCTAACAAGGGCTAAATTATTAAGACAAAATACGCAGTGAACAAAATCTGCATAGAAATGTTCAATTTTATCCAGGCAGTTTGTTACAATACCTAAGTAGTCCACTTTTAACACCTCTGTACTTCCAGTGTCCTTGTTCATACTGGCAACAAGTATGAAGTCTGTCTAACACAGGTTGGTATGTATGACACGAAAAAGTTTTATTAGCAATATCTGCTTTAACTCCAAACAGATCTGTATATTGTAAATTTCAGTGATAGCTCTAACTGCTTTTTCTATGATGTCTGGGTTCATAAATCACTCTGTGGTCTAATTCTGACTGCCAAGTGTTTCCAGGTGAGCTGAAACAGCAGGCCTGAACACACGCATGCACAAAATCACATTTCTCAGATGTTCTTGAGCTTTAAAAAAGCTCCAAGATGCGTAAAGTTTCTTTAGCTGAATGATTACTAAGCCCATGACACAGTTCGAAATTAACTGAGGGTCAGGGTAATGGGGGCATTTCATGTTCTGTAGGCGTTTTCCATTTTGTAGTGGAAATCAAAGATTTCCCTTGACTTTCAACATGTCAGGGTTTAGCCACATTTTAGAACTGCCACATAACAAATCAATCTGTGTTAGGGGTTACCTGTTTAGATTATTAGGGATTTACCATACATCATTGCTGTGGAAAATGCATAGCAGTAAAAAATTGCACTGGGAAGCTGTATGCTTCTTTGTTATTCATATAATTGTGCTAAAGAATTAGAAATGTGGTCTTAGCCTCTGTGTGTCACTGCTTCTCTGACAAATATTTTACCTACCTTTACTCCGGTGCAACAGTAGCAGGACTGCAAATAGGAAAGAGACACAAGAGGGATAGCAAATTAATGCTTAATTTCCATCCTTTGTATGCGCAGTTTACAGCCCTGTTATCTTGACGCTTGTCCTAGTGGATGTCAATTTTtatctcagtttctttttctgtgtattagtattttccttttaagAAGAAGATGCAATAAACTGCTGAATGAGTACTTCAGGAACATGAGTAGCTAACACAGTTTTATAATGTGGCGCAGAGTCAGTTCTATGAAAGACACCAGGAATTTTGCATATTGAAATTAGTTGTAATAACTTTGCCCTAATGATGTCCTTTATAACAGAGAGATGGTTTACCTTccaagggcagcagaaggaaataaaaccagcACTTCACTCCTAGTGCACATTTGTCTAGGGATTAAATACACCTGCTTTATGTTTTTACCTGCATACTTCTTGTTTGCCGTTTTTAATTCTCTGTCATTACTGTTCTTTTTCTAGGAGACAAGGTTATTCCACTCTTTGCTCCACAGTGTGGGGAGTGCAGCAATTGCTTAAGCACCAAGGGTAATCTGTGCAATAAAAATGAGTGAGTTTTCCTGGGTTACCTACAACCCTTACCCgatttttatttatacaaaaatGATCACATTCAACAGATTTCACTTGCCATTATTTCTGATCTTTCAAACAGCATTGGTTCAGCTGTTGGATTAATGCCTGATGGCACCAGTAGATTCAcctgcaaaggaaaaacaattcaCCATTTTGTTGGTACAAGTACCTTCACTGAATACACAGTAGTGGATGAATCTGCTGTAGCCAAAATCGATTCTGCTGCTCCTCTGGAAAAAGTTTGTCTAATTGGCTGTGGATTTTCAACTGGTTATGGGGCTGCTGTGCAGACTGCCAAGGTAAGTATCATGGTGGGTGTTTCTGGTATCTCATGTGGTCTGTTCAGGACTGCGTGGCCTGAAAGCAGGTCATCAGAATGGCAGCCAGGAGGTATAGACTCTGTTGAGTTCAGGGTGGAAAGAAGATATTAGTTCTTTGCCTACTTCAGTTTCTCTGTCTCTAAGGTACCAAGAAGTCTTCAATTCAAAATCCAGTAAAAATACTTACTACTATCTATTAAGTTTTCTCTCATAGCTTTATCACCTCTAATAAAATATTACAACAGAGGTTATTTGATTCATCACCTAAAGTAACTTAAGTCTAGGAATACATGGAAGCTTATATATGCAACTCATAATTTGTAGCAGTACATGAATGTGACTTTTACAGCTGACACTGTCTCCAGTGGAGTGACACTACAGATCTTAACATCACTGGAATATAAAGCATCATTAAAACATGTGTCTCTAAATCTGAAGATGAGACATGTAATGAAAACCTGGTCTCAGAAATGTATTTTAGGGACAATTTATCTTAGTCACATGTGGGATTATAACAGTATAGCTGGCTACTGCACTAGTAGTTATGTGTGTGCAAATTCCTTCCCAGCAGGTAATCTCTAAATTAGAAGAAGTGGCTTAAGTGAAAACATGTTGATAATAAAAACGTGCATTGTACTTTACCTAGACTGTAACAGTATCACATGTTTACATGGTTATTACAGGTGGAACCAGGCTCCACTTGCGCTATCTTTGGCCTTGGAGGAGTTGGCCTCTCTGTTGTCATGGGCTGCAAGGCAGCTGGAGCTTCCCGCATCATTGCTGTTGACATCAATAGTGACAAATTTGCCAAGGCCAAGGAGCTGGGAGCCACTGACTGCATCAACCCTAAAGATTTCAAGAAGCCTGTTCATGAAGTGTTGTTTGAAATGACCGGCCAAGGTGTGGACTACTCCTTTGAGGCCATCGGCCGTACTGAAACCATGGTATGCAACCAAAAGATGTGGTCAAATGAGGCATTAGCTTGTTAGCTCTCTCTTTGCTAATCCACTGAACACCAAGGGTGAGGAGCTGAGAGCCACTGGCAAAGTATCAAGCTCACTTCAGACCTGTTAAATCCAGCTGTCTGCCGCTGAGCTGCAGAGACAGAAGCATGCTCAAAAACTTAGGAAATGAAACTTCAGTGTAGTCCCCTGGCCTAACCAGGGTGGCTGAATTTCACATAGCCCACTATGTGCTTTCCAACAGTGGCTTATCAGTAATGACTAAGACAAAATGGGGAAGGAGAACAAAGCTAAGACATACTTAACCCATGACAGCAGATAGATACAGTGGTGTGACCAGCTACAACAGAAATTGTTTGATGTAGTTTCAGTTACAAAAAATGAATTGCAAGCTGAGttctgagaggaggaggaggaattcaAACTTCTGTGCCCTACCGGTAGATGTTGCATGACTCTGGGGTGTCCCTGTGTTTCAAATGCAGGTTTCAGCCCTGGCCTGTTGCCAGTACAACTATGGAGTCAGTGTGATCGTGGGAGTGCCTCCTGCAGCACAAAAGATCACTTTTGACCCCATGCTCCTCTTCACTGGTCGCAACTGGAAAGGGTCTGTCTTTGGAGGTAAGGCCTTGGAAAGATGTGATTTAGCTGGCTTGGGAAGCTTGTAGATCATCTTGAATGAAATAGACTATATCTAAATTCATTGCTTAGGTTGTCCTGTTGGAAGTAATATTGATGGCTGTTTTGCTGACAAGGAAGCACAAAGGGAATCAATTATGGGAACTGTTAGTTAACAGtgaatggagagaaaaagagggatggagggggaaagaaaggggagagaagaagcagcagagaaagaaaggaagacataaaaagaaaaaatagagaagaaggtgggaaaagaggagaaagaaaataagagaaaaaaatgagaaaaaaaaagggggagagagtAAGGTAGAAGAATgaagaaaggagggaggaagTAGAAGAGATTAAaatagagaagagaaaaagagataaGGAAAAGTtaagataaaaggagaaaaaggcaaataaggaaaaaataagggcaggtgggggggagaggagagagacagaaggggagaaaaagagcaagagcaaaaaggagaatgaaaggcatgaaaagacagaaagagtGGGAATAAAAAGAGAGAGTGCGAGATGGAGAGTCAAGACCCTAAAGGACATGGGGGTCAGAACAACCTGATTTCCACATAGGTCAGACCCCAGATCTGCTGCTTGCCAGTGGCTGTCAGTCCCTGCcagttctttctgttttctgagctCTGAGAAAACTGAGAAAGTTTATCGGAAAGTTTAAGCTGCCATGGGCTTTGTCTATTTTCGCAAGCATTTAATGTTTCATTATCCATTGTCTGTGTGTTTTTTCAGGCTGGAAGAGTAAAGATTCAGTCCCTAAACTGGTTGCTGACTACATGAAGAAAAAATTTGTTCTGGATCCATTAATAACCCACACGCTTCCTTTCACTAAAATCAATGAGGGATTTGATCTGCTAAGGGCAGGGAAGAGGTAATCGTTGGTTAATTGTAAAGGTTCTATATAAATAAGCTAAAGGAGCTGTACAGTAACACAGAGTATGTCTTCCCAGCAGAGGATGGGGAAGGAAACCACTATGTCCCTCAGTATTGCCCAGTGTATGTCCACGGGTGGCAGCTGTAGTACTAAAGCCAGCAAAGCTTTAGCTTTTGAAATGCAGCGAGCCCTGTCTTTCCTTACAGAGGAACCTTCAGATTCTGGTTTGAGCAAAGACTCTGGGTGGCAGAGGGAGAAAGACAACACAAATGAGGAAGTCTCTGCCCACTACCCACTGGAAAACAGCACACAACCAAGGGAGCCCGGGAATGCCAGGATGCAGAGTGCCAGGGGTTAGCTACATCGCATTCCAAGAAATGATTTaggatggggagcaggaggaacAAGCAATAGGCTGTGTTTACTGGAAGAGCAACTCGCCACTCCTCTTGTGAGTTAGGGAACAGAGTCCCAGGGCAGCTAGTCCTCAAGTCAGTTTACCTTAAACTTCAGagcttttcagaaaggaaattactcagtgtatatatatattgcaaCCTCAAAATTTAGCTTTCGTGCATTCCTCAAATATTGTGAGATTTCAGCTCAGACTCTATTTTCATAAGGTGTCGAAACTGGAAATATTGTTTGCCAGAGACATTTGGCAAGATTCACCACGGGAATAACTGAAAATTCCCCTTGGCAGAAGTAGGAAATGTATTTGTGTATCTTAGTATGTGTGGGGACTGCCTTTTGGAAAGTTCTAGCTCTTTGTAAGTTACACAGTCTGGAGAGTTacattcatgttttattttcattgacaTTTGCTAGCAGTTATTTTAGTGTTCCTTTCTCTAAATATAAGAAGCACGTAACAGAAGAATTGAGCCCCTGAGGTTTGTTCTCAGCTTCTGACTATGCAGCACGCACCTCATTTTTTGACTGTCCTTAGCTTAGATGTGCTGTAAACATTAGTTTTAGATTTTAGTGTAACAAACAGGGGAAAGCGGTGAGGACAGAGACACCATCAGCTTTGCTAAAATACTGACAGTCAACCTGAAGACAGAAGCCATGGTGCAGCTGACCATCTTTGCTAAGTGAAACACTTCAGTGCTTCAGCCCAGAATAAACTGTTCCATTCAGAGGTTACCCTTAGAGCCATTTGTCACTGGAAAGATGTGATAAGCCCCCCTCCAAGGACCTCCCAGGTTATACTGGGTGATTAATTGCCAGGAGCCCCGAGCTTCCCAAGTGAAGGCTTTGCAGTCTTGTATGAGTTTTGTTCTCTGCATCTGCAGTAAGGTTTGCACCTCTGATCGTCATTTTGCTGCAAGCTGGGCTGGGGGcacgggcaggagcagggagggagacCCTAGTTAACAACAGTGGCCtagattttcagagaaaacagcagTGTTTTGCTGATGTTAGTGCAGAGGCTCTTTTGCAGTCACTAACTTGTCATTTTACATTGCAGTATTCGCAGTGTCCTGGTGTTTTAGGATTCCCAGTTGTTATGTAGCAGACGGCTCAGCACCAGCACAAACTTCATTGTCCTCCAATACAACTGATATGGAATACAAACCAAGACATTTCTGAACGGTCTACCACCACCACTCTTTAATGAAAGGATCAAGCACAAAGCCCAGACTTCAAGCACAGTGTTTATAAGTGAAACACTGTTTTTCCTCCTACCTCTTCCTCCTGATTCTTGCTTTAAATCCTCTGTATTGTgctgcagttttcttttaatAGCCAATTATGAATTACAGGACTTGCTGCTGTCACAGCTGTTGAGAAAGGTTTGGATTTTCTAAAATGGCTTTTAATAGGCAATCTTTTAAAATTGAAGGAAACTGTTTCTTCATAACACTGCAAGATTAATGGCTTTGTGCATGCAGCTCAGCACAGTAAAACTCTAGGTCAGAACTACATATCCAACCTGAATGATTTCAGCATTTTGCTACCTGAAGGCAAGGACATTACTGCAGAGATTAAAATTTAAGGTGACTATGTGTTTGAATTAATAATTTCAGTAAAGGATAAGTAAATCATAGACTTTGGTACTGCAGAATGTTTCACCACTGGATATTTTACCTCATTAACCCTTCCAAGCATTTTATATAAATTTGCTGTGGTGGTGGCCtgtgttgtggtttggggtttttgtacCTTTGCACCTCTTTCTTGGGGATGGTTTAGTTCTTTCATCGGTATGGTTTTAGATCTTTGGCCAATTTACGCATGTGCATGTGATGTTTGGGAAACAATgtgaagaaatacaaatgtgcATCAAGTATCGTTATTTGTTTCCATTAAATAAAGGGGAGGTGTCTTAACCTTTAAGTGTGAACACAGAGTAAATGGGAGGAAATAGGTGACTGGTAACACTTTGCAAGAAATCAAACATAAAGCATTTGTCTGCTTTCTGTATCTGTAACATGGAAACCAGAACAGAGGCTATTTCTGTCCTGGCAAACATGGTCAGCATTGGCCTACCTTTTGAAAGTATTGATCAGAGCTTGCAGGCACAGTAGCCAGGTAGAAGAACTTGCGAAGTAAGGGGACTGTGTCCTCATGATGCCTTGTTTGTGTCAGCAGAAAGAGTCCTTGAGCAGCCCGCTGGGTTAATGATTTGAGGATGTTTACCAAGAGATTAGACTTTAACAGAAGAAGATTCTTAAATGTGTGCATGTATAATAAACACAGTTTACACAGCAATTAAGATCCAAAATTCAATCATTTGTTTCTGTGGGGTTACCTGTGCAGTTGGCTCTGAAGACTTTTGGTGGGCCATAAAATCATTCTTTCCAGTTGCAGTTCAGCTGAAGAGTTCTGATCTCTTATGTGAGGCGGCAATCTAGTTCTGTCTTTGCATGGAGGAATGAAGTGGCTTCTGATAGGAGAACAACAAACAGTTCATGCTGTCGTGGAGTACCTCTCCCTGCACATCCCCATCCACACTCAGCTGAAGATTAATGTGTCTGTGTGACTGCACAGCTCTGGACATGTGTTTCTGACAGACCTGCCCAGTGGCTCTCTGACTCGTGGGTACTGCAGGGTGGGTTCAGGGCCATATGCAGCGGCTCTGTGTGAGCCTCCATTTAGGAGCTTCCTGTGAATGAGTAGGGTCCACGCTGCCCATCAGAGCACAACCTGGCCATTAGCACATGAGGACACTATGAAAAAGCCACAAAAGCCATGAAAAATCCAGTAATTTCCCAGGAGACAAACTCTTTGTCTGACAAAGCACAAATAGTGTGCCCTCAGACCTCAAATTACACCCGTGTTCACTGCACATCACTTGGCTTCACATACAGCTGAGCACTCCTGTGTTTTTGCTCTCCCACTAcatcccacccacccacccagcaAGTCCCCCAGGAAACAGCACAGGACAGTTGTGAATCTACAGCAGCGCATGCTCCAGGGCACAGACAGGTGCTCTGCAGTTCTATTTTTACAAGCCTCTAAGACCACCCTCCCTGACTCTGCATCACAGGCAAATGATCATTCCCATGCAGCATATTCCCCTCCGTTGCTTCCAGGTTATCAGATGCGGAGCACAGAGCTCAGTAATAAATCCACTGTGCTGCACAGAGCACTGGGAGATGACAGGCTAATGTTGCATTCAAGGGCTGCCATATCTACGGCTGCTCAGGACAAATGAAACAAACTTTTCTCTTGCAAGAAACACAAATCGTATCACAAGTCAGGataggcttttttttcttcctttcttttttaaatgcagcaggCAGACCAGGTTGAATACTGAAAACCTTAAAAAGTTCATTCTAAAATTCCTTACTCTTGGGAAATGATACATCACCAGCACTCACAGTCTGACGGAGGCAACCAAAGGTGTGCAAAGTAAGCAGGAAAAAGTAGAAGTTTCCTGGGAAAAACGGATAAATGTCCCTGTGCACATGAAATGCCAGTCAAATGCCCCACAGGTGCATGGCCGCCCTAGTGCCAGGTGCTCACTCCCACGACAGGAGCGTGGCAGCCCCTGGCCTTCATCACACAGCGGTTGGGCCTGACGAGCAAggctgggaacaggctgcccagcaGCACTTCCATGCAGCTGGAGCCACTGGCACACCCCAGGGCCACCATGTCCTGGGCAATAACTGTGCTGGGGCACTGTAGAGTTGCCAGTTCACATCTGTGAAGCTGGAGGTGGGCCAAGAGGGTTGGAGAGCTGGGGGTTCAGCCTGCCAATAGCAAGTTCTGCTGCCACTGCTGACCTTCCCCCTCACCCCATGAAAAAGGGCTGGGGCATACAGAAATGAACACCAACACAAACCACTCAAGCAGTCCTCTGTACACAGAATGGGAAATTTAGTCACACCTCTTAGTCTGGTCCTCCAACAAGGTCCCCCTCATCCAATCTCCTGTAAATCACCTTGCCTGATGCCTTGGCAGAAAGCACCTCTGTGCAAACCAGGAGAGCCCGGGGGAATGAACCCCCCTCACAGACCTGGTTACACACAAGGGAAACAAAAGTGTCCCTGGAAAATCCCCCCTTCTGACACATTCTCCCCTTACTACCCAGGTGAAAATAGCAGCAACACCACAGACAGTTAACCTTCACTCCAAAAGGGCAGGTGCGTTTGTACACCATAAAATGTTTGCTatgtactttttccttttttaatccttttgcaAATACCTGGAGGTGAACTGCTGCCAGGTCAGATGCTAACCCTTGGCAACAAGGGGACCTCTAGAAAGCCCAGGCAGTGCTGTAAATCTCCTCCCTCCACGCCCACCAGAAGAAACCAGAGGAGAAATATCTTGAGACCTCTCTGTCAGGCACAGAGGGCAGGGCACGGCCCAAAGGCAGAGCCACCAATAAAAGCCTCCCCGGAGAACTTGTGCCACTCCCTGTGGAACCTGACTGCCGCCCATTGGCTCCACAGCGTCCTGCTCTGGACTCAGACAAACCACAGCTCCCTGCTCTCCAGTGACCGTCCCACGCCAGGACACCCACCACGTCCTTACCTCCCCCTTCAGCTGTGGCCAGTGGGTGCCCAGGAGTGCTCTGGCTCCACACCTGGGCTGGTTCGCAACGTGGGGATTCGGACGGACGGACGGCAGCTTCCCTCCAgcctgctgcagggacagctaCGGCTCTGCTAAGACCACATGGCCACTTCTGGAAAAGTAAGGACAacacatttcctttcttcctttccacgCTGCCCTGCTCTTGGGGAAATACTCTGCCAATGGCTCAGCCTGCAAACCTCTACTGCGCACCCTCATCCCTCTGACCTTGCTCCCCCAACTCATCCAAACCCCTTTGAATTACATCAGCTCCTGCTTTCACACAACTGCGCCTGTTGGTACCTGTGCCAGGCAGTGCCTTCCtctcctgctctgcccagcagctcagGAATGAAAATACCGAATCATACCGCTATGAAAAAAATCCTCCCGCTCAGCCCCACTCCACGCTCCCACTTTGGCAGGGAAACACCGTTCTTCAGAGGTGCAACCTTGcggccacttctctctcacatcCAACCTTGTCCCTGGCCATACACTTTTCAAGCT of the Athene noctua chromosome 4, bAthNoc1.hap1.1, whole genome shotgun sequence genome contains:
- the LOC141960302 gene encoding alcohol dehydrogenase 1 isoform X2, which codes for MSTAGKVIKCKAAVMWEANKPFSIEEVEVAPPKAHEVRIKIMATGICRSDDHVVTGALVMPFPIILGHEAAGVVESVGQGVTSVKPGDKVIPLFAPQCGECSNCLSTKGNLCNKNDIGSAVGLMPDGTSRFTCKGKTIHHFVGTSTFTEYTVVDESAVAKIDSAAPLEKVCLIGCGFSTGYGAAVQTAKVEPGSTCAIFGLGGVGLSVVMGCKAAGASRIIAVDINSDKFAKAKELGATDCINPKDFKKPVHEVLFEMTGQGVDYSFEAIGRTETMVSALACCQYNYGVSVIVGVPPAAQKITFDPMLLFTGRNWKGSVFGGWKSKDSVPKLVADYMKKKFVLDPLITHTLPFTKINEGFDLLRAGKSIRSVLVF
- the LOC141960302 gene encoding alcohol dehydrogenase 1 isoform X1, producing the protein MVIKCKAAVMWEANKPFSIEEVEVAPPKAHEVRIKIMATGICRSDDHVVTGALVMPFPIILGHEAAGVVESVGQGVTSVKPGDKVIPLFAPQCGECSNCLSTKGNLCNKNDIGSAVGLMPDGTSRFTCKGKTIHHFVGTSTFTEYTVVDESAVAKIDSAAPLEKVCLIGCGFSTGYGAAVQTAKVEPGSTCAIFGLGGVGLSVVMGCKAAGASRIIAVDINSDKFAKAKELGATDCINPKDFKKPVHEVLFEMTGQGVDYSFEAIGRTETMVSALACCQYNYGVSVIVGVPPAAQKITFDPMLLFTGRNWKGSVFGGWKSKDSVPKLVADYMKKKFVLDPLITHTLPFTKINEGFDLLRAGKSIRSVLVF